A genomic window from Herbiconiux aconitum includes:
- a CDS encoding zinc-binding dehydrogenase, whose translation MRAFVMDGPGRGSVVEVPDPRIGDYDAEVEMLWCGVCSSTDRMLRDGTFRGGVSYPSILGHESVGRVSAVGSGVRGLAVGDLVTRPAAYSAGSAPLAMHWGGFAERGVVHDARSEAEDQGLVPAPVPWVRLDAGSDPLSAALAISLSETFSVACREDLLGATVVVVGTGVAGLSLMRYASLLGASQVIGVGRRAERLEQAARAGATETLLADDAAGELARRHDADIVFEASGQSSMVDIEYGWLRSGGRLVVYSAPAGTAELDLMAAPRDVTLRVASTQETAVLPGILRLVQSGYLDVDSFVTLRVDLPDIGAAFDAIDRGDVVKAMVRLH comes from the coding sequence ATGCGTGCCTTCGTGATGGACGGACCCGGTCGCGGATCGGTGGTCGAGGTGCCCGATCCGCGGATCGGCGACTACGACGCCGAGGTCGAGATGCTCTGGTGCGGCGTGTGTTCGAGCACGGACAGGATGCTGCGCGACGGCACCTTCCGTGGCGGTGTCTCCTACCCCAGCATCCTCGGCCACGAGTCGGTCGGCCGTGTGTCGGCGGTCGGTTCAGGGGTGCGGGGGCTGGCGGTCGGCGACCTGGTCACGCGGCCCGCTGCCTACAGCGCCGGGTCGGCGCCCCTCGCGATGCACTGGGGCGGGTTCGCCGAGCGGGGCGTGGTGCACGACGCCCGGTCGGAGGCCGAAGACCAGGGGCTGGTGCCAGCCCCGGTGCCCTGGGTGCGGCTCGACGCCGGCTCCGATCCGCTGAGCGCCGCCCTCGCGATCAGTCTGAGCGAGACATTCAGCGTCGCCTGCCGGGAGGATCTGTTGGGTGCGACGGTCGTCGTGGTGGGCACGGGCGTCGCGGGGCTCTCTCTCATGCGCTACGCATCGCTCCTCGGCGCTTCGCAGGTCATCGGCGTGGGGCGCCGGGCCGAGCGCCTCGAACAGGCGGCACGTGCCGGAGCAACGGAGACCTTGCTCGCCGACGATGCCGCCGGTGAGCTCGCGCGGCGCCATGACGCCGACATCGTGTTCGAGGCGTCCGGCCAATCCTCGATGGTGGACATCGAGTACGGCTGGCTTCGTTCCGGCGGCCGGCTCGTCGTGTACAGCGCCCCCGCGGGCACCGCAGAGCTCGACCTGATGGCGGCACCGAGAGATGTGACGCTCCGTGTCGCGTCGACCCAGGAGACCGCCGTACTGCCCGGCATCCTGCGACTCGTGCAGTCGGGCTACCTCGACGTCGATTCGTTCGTCACGCTGCGCGTCGACCTTCCCGATATCGGCGCTGCCTTCGACGCCATCGATCGTGGCGACGTCGTCAAGGCGATGGTGCGGCTCCACTGA
- a CDS encoding carbohydrate ABC transporter permease: MTDHQLPASGSRWRRRGRTVGFAANTTVAWLFALVFSFPLIWTFFTALKPGNEVFGAQISFIGSKVLWSNFVDAWTEVDFGRLLVNSLVVAAISTVLTLIVATLTAFAFARLRFPGRSAIFLLFVITLTLPSEVAVVPLFLGFDQAGLADTWFALIIPGLFGAFGAFLLRQFMLQIPGELEEAARLDGASTWRLLISVIVPLVRPALSVLAIFAFLGSWNSFLWPLIILNSSDKWTIPIGIAGFTTQTGTQWELLMAACVMTIAPVVVVVVFAQRQLVAAIGAGAFGGR, encoded by the coding sequence ATGACTGATCACCAGCTACCGGCCTCGGGCTCTCGCTGGCGTCGCCGGGGACGGACCGTCGGGTTCGCCGCCAACACCACGGTGGCGTGGCTGTTCGCGCTCGTCTTCTCGTTCCCGCTGATCTGGACCTTCTTCACGGCGCTGAAGCCGGGGAACGAGGTGTTCGGCGCCCAGATCAGTTTCATCGGCTCGAAGGTGCTCTGGTCCAACTTCGTGGATGCATGGACCGAGGTCGACTTCGGGCGCCTGCTCGTGAACAGCCTGGTCGTAGCCGCCATCTCGACCGTGCTCACCCTGATCGTCGCGACCCTGACGGCGTTCGCGTTCGCGCGGCTGCGATTCCCTGGCCGGAGTGCGATCTTCTTGCTGTTCGTCATCACGTTGACGCTGCCGAGCGAGGTCGCCGTCGTGCCGCTGTTCCTCGGATTCGACCAGGCAGGGCTCGCCGACACCTGGTTCGCGCTCATCATCCCTGGCCTGTTCGGAGCCTTCGGAGCGTTCCTGCTCCGGCAGTTCATGCTCCAGATCCCGGGGGAACTGGAGGAGGCTGCCCGGCTCGACGGAGCCTCCACGTGGCGCCTCCTGATCAGCGTCATCGTTCCGCTGGTGCGACCGGCCCTGTCGGTGCTGGCGATCTTCGCCTTCCTCGGCAGCTGGAACAGCTTCCTGTGGCCGCTGATCATCCTCAACAGCTCCGACAAGTGGACGATCCCCATCGGGATCGCCGGATTCACGACACAGACGGGCACGCAATGGGAGCTGCTGATGGCGGCTTGCGTGATGACGATCGCCCCCGTGGTGGTCGTGGTCGTCTTTGCCCAGAGACAACTGGTGGCCGCGATCGGCGCGGGCGCCTTCGGCGGCCGTTGA
- a CDS encoding glycoside hydrolase family 2 TIM barrel-domain containing protein, whose product MTATPDWNDPAVHEWGSEPAHATLVTYDTRAQAVRADRSASVFRVSLDGDWKFRWSPNPESRLPDFAEVNTDDSGWDVLPVPSSWQLHGYDYPIGVNTVLPWTGENGKNEQPAPTGDYPHAPTRYNPVGQYRMTFELPDGWAGRQTFIQFEGVESAYYVWINGQRIGYREDSYTRGEFDLTPYLHSGRNLLAVEVYRWSTGSYLENQDNVRLSGIFRSVLLLSRPPVLIRDFTVRTSLADDFTEAALELSVDVRDSAGTRTGEHFQVRATLFDGTDAGAVDVWSRSAPVELVAPGRDASATLTEPVASPRLWSAERPELYTLVVELCDANASVVDRVSTRVGFRRVEIVDGVYLINGQPLSLRGVNRHEWNPRTGRTLSSADMIADITLMKQSNINAVRTSHYPNDPRWYELADEYGLYVFDEANNETHINRVDADGRPNIPGDRPELRAPLLWRMRNLVDRDKNHACVIAWSIGNESGVGSNLKAMYDWAKGYDPTRPVSYQDPNGSGSPVVPSDISDFDGDFYPPVAELIDRAGRDPRPYLLVEYAFSQGNTSGYLDEHWAAIRDNPGQVLGGFLWDWADKGLWWEIPGRQGAEFLAYGGDWGDDPNEEGAHMSGLLLSDRTPTPKLEEAKLAYQPVTITPVDLDTWTIRLTNEYLFTSLDGHRLHWAITEDGHAITSGTIPGDQLSVAPLQSAEITLPCSLPEQLRAGSEYRLELSIVLDTPTSWAEAGHIVARAQVALPVVAPTLSPIPSAELASPNVRQTDEMIEVAGVGYAVRIDRSTGRLTSLRYDDREMLASDLMPNYWRAPNDPELSIPEFRATLPEPSGPWRGVGEDWAVSEIESSSVPGGVRVTVRGSVTTTIPFRPSDRITTSPQSIVYTIYGNGQVDVLSTFEPVPGTPNPQVVGTTFGLRPEFATIEWYGRGPWESTADRRSSAFFGRYSGTVADQVTRYSRPQESGNKADTRWAALTDDAGRGVLLVAGGSMHLNAQPNSPAELSGHRHWHEVPESWRTVVRVDAAQEGLLGGNWDLLTRPDKYSNTPAKGPYSLLYRMLPLRVGQDPAALATHYVETDLPYSPPAPLHEIPSSEPTLTMEAS is encoded by the coding sequence ATGACAGCGACGCCCGACTGGAACGACCCCGCCGTCCACGAGTGGGGGAGTGAACCCGCTCATGCCACTCTCGTGACGTACGACACACGGGCGCAAGCGGTGCGGGCCGATCGCTCGGCATCGGTCTTCCGGGTCAGTCTCGACGGAGACTGGAAGTTCCGGTGGTCACCGAACCCCGAGTCGCGGCTCCCCGATTTCGCAGAGGTGAACACGGACGATTCGGGCTGGGACGTGCTCCCGGTTCCCTCGAGCTGGCAACTGCACGGGTACGACTACCCGATCGGAGTCAACACCGTGCTGCCGTGGACCGGCGAGAACGGCAAGAACGAACAACCCGCTCCCACCGGCGACTACCCGCACGCCCCGACGCGCTACAACCCGGTCGGACAGTATCGGATGACATTCGAGCTCCCTGACGGCTGGGCCGGCCGACAGACGTTCATCCAATTCGAAGGCGTGGAGTCGGCGTATTACGTCTGGATCAACGGCCAGCGCATCGGATACCGCGAAGACAGCTATACCCGTGGCGAATTCGACCTGACCCCGTACCTGCACAGCGGGCGCAACCTGCTGGCCGTCGAGGTGTACCGGTGGTCAACAGGTTCCTACCTGGAGAACCAGGACAATGTGCGGCTCTCGGGCATCTTCCGCAGTGTGCTTCTGCTCTCTCGCCCGCCGGTGCTCATCCGGGACTTCACCGTCAGAACGTCGCTCGCCGACGATTTCACCGAAGCGGCTCTCGAGCTGAGCGTCGACGTGCGCGACTCCGCCGGCACGCGCACCGGGGAGCACTTCCAGGTGCGGGCGACGCTCTTCGATGGAACGGATGCCGGGGCGGTCGACGTCTGGTCACGATCCGCGCCGGTCGAACTGGTGGCTCCCGGCCGAGACGCATCCGCGACGCTGACGGAGCCGGTGGCGTCGCCTCGTCTCTGGTCTGCCGAGCGCCCGGAGTTGTACACACTGGTCGTCGAGCTCTGCGACGCGAATGCGTCGGTCGTGGACCGCGTATCCACCCGCGTCGGCTTCCGCCGAGTCGAGATCGTCGACGGCGTGTACCTGATCAACGGGCAGCCACTCTCTCTTCGAGGGGTCAACCGACACGAGTGGAATCCGCGAACCGGTCGCACCCTCAGCTCGGCCGACATGATCGCTGATATCACTCTGATGAAGCAGAGCAACATCAACGCCGTGCGCACGTCCCACTATCCGAACGACCCGCGGTGGTACGAACTCGCCGACGAGTACGGGCTGTACGTGTTCGACGAGGCGAACAACGAGACCCACATCAACCGCGTCGACGCTGACGGGCGACCCAACATCCCGGGCGATCGCCCCGAACTCCGGGCGCCGCTGCTGTGGCGGATGCGGAACCTGGTCGACCGGGACAAGAACCACGCGTGCGTGATCGCCTGGTCGATCGGCAACGAGTCGGGAGTCGGCTCGAACCTGAAGGCCATGTACGACTGGGCCAAGGGGTACGATCCGACCCGCCCGGTGAGCTATCAGGATCCGAACGGCTCCGGCTCGCCGGTCGTGCCCTCCGACATCTCTGATTTCGACGGTGACTTCTACCCGCCGGTCGCCGAGCTGATCGACCGGGCGGGTCGCGATCCGCGGCCCTACCTGCTCGTCGAGTACGCGTTCAGCCAGGGGAACACGTCTGGCTACTTGGATGAACACTGGGCGGCCATCCGTGACAATCCGGGTCAGGTACTGGGTGGCTTTCTCTGGGACTGGGCCGACAAGGGGCTGTGGTGGGAGATCCCAGGGCGGCAAGGCGCGGAATTCCTCGCCTACGGCGGTGATTGGGGCGACGATCCCAACGAAGAAGGCGCACACATGAGTGGCCTGCTGCTTTCCGACCGTACGCCGACACCGAAGCTGGAGGAGGCCAAGCTGGCCTACCAACCCGTGACCATCACCCCGGTAGACCTGGACACCTGGACCATCAGGCTCACGAATGAGTACCTGTTCACGAGTTTGGACGGGCACAGACTGCACTGGGCGATCACGGAAGACGGACACGCGATCACCAGCGGAACGATCCCTGGCGATCAGCTCTCGGTAGCACCTTTGCAGAGTGCTGAGATCACACTTCCGTGCTCGCTGCCGGAGCAGCTGCGGGCCGGTTCCGAATACCGGCTGGAGCTCTCGATCGTTCTCGACACTCCTACGTCGTGGGCGGAAGCAGGCCACATCGTAGCCAGGGCACAAGTCGCACTTCCCGTCGTTGCTCCCACCCTCTCCCCCATTCCGTCGGCGGAGCTGGCCTCGCCGAACGTCCGCCAGACCGACGAGATGATCGAGGTCGCGGGCGTCGGCTACGCGGTGAGGATCGACCGCTCCACCGGCCGGCTGACGTCGTTGCGATATGACGACCGCGAAATGCTGGCAAGCGACCTGATGCCGAACTACTGGCGTGCCCCGAATGATCCGGAGCTGTCGATACCCGAATTCAGAGCGACCCTGCCGGAGCCCTCGGGGCCGTGGCGCGGCGTCGGTGAAGACTGGGCTGTCAGCGAGATCGAATCGTCGTCCGTCCCGGGTGGGGTCAGGGTGACTGTGCGCGGAAGCGTCACCACCACGATCCCGTTCCGTCCCAGCGACCGCATCACGACGTCGCCTCAGTCGATCGTCTACACGATCTACGGCAACGGGCAGGTGGATGTGCTGTCGACCTTCGAGCCGGTGCCCGGCACCCCCAACCCGCAGGTCGTCGGGACGACATTCGGGCTCCGGCCCGAGTTCGCGACCATCGAATGGTACGGCCGAGGCCCATGGGAGTCGACCGCTGACCGGCGGAGTTCGGCATTCTTCGGACGCTACTCGGGAACGGTCGCGGATCAGGTCACCCGATACAGCCGGCCGCAGGAGAGTGGGAACAAGGCCGACACCCGCTGGGCCGCTCTCACCGACGATGCCGGTAGGGGGGTGCTGCTGGTGGCTGGAGGAAGCATGCACCTCAACGCCCAACCGAACAGTCCAGCTGAACTGTCCGGACACCGTCACTGGCACGAGGTGCCGGAATCGTGGCGGACCGTCGTGCGCGTCGACGCTGCGCAGGAAGGCCTCCTGGGCGGCAACTGGGACCTGCTGACGCGCCCGGACAAGTACAGCAACACGCCGGCCAAAGGGCCGTACAGCCTCCTGTACCGCATGCTTCCCCTGCGCGTCGGGCAGGATCCGGCCGCTTTGGCAACGCACTACGTGGAGACCGACCTCCCGTATTCGCCACCGGCGCCCCTACACGAAATTCCGTCGTCCGAACCCACACTCACCATGGAGGCATCATGA
- a CDS encoding alpha-L-fucosidase translates to MNLEPLDTTTLPAPVDVSDNRPALAMVDAVIEAGPYDATWESLCCYRAPQWYRDAKFGIFLHWGAFSVPAFGNEWYPRTMYQRGTPAFEHHVATYGPHDQFGYKDFLPHFRMERFDPEEWVALFKRAGAQFVVPVAEHHDGYAMYDTERSRWKVTQVGPERDVMGDLLSAVDQAWLITGASTHRAEHWFFMNGGAEFDSDVRDPAYSDLYGPALRKEMNPTERFLEDWLLRTVEIIDSYRPQILYFDTGIEEPSFEPYVRRLAAYYYNRAAEWGRDVVINYKWDSFCPGSAVLDIERGTMGGIRPDVWQNDTSVSRTSWSWVEGHDYKDASELIQELVDVVSKNGNLLLNVGPRPDGTIPEEEAALLEAVGDWLAVHGEAIYGSSPWVVFGEGPTAPAAGSFTDAAAAVYTAEDIRFTTMTEVGHDYVYGIGLVRPEDGRMRIRGFGSDSRFIDRPIIDVRVLGSRQQPEWTRTGEQLEVVLPDSELAGPGGAVVRIELAPQGAEARIDFFHGLNL, encoded by the coding sequence GTGAACCTCGAACCGCTTGACACCACGACCCTGCCGGCGCCGGTCGACGTGTCGGACAACCGTCCGGCGCTCGCGATGGTGGATGCCGTCATCGAAGCCGGGCCGTACGACGCCACCTGGGAGTCGCTGTGCTGCTATCGCGCTCCGCAGTGGTACCGCGACGCCAAGTTCGGCATCTTCCTGCACTGGGGAGCCTTCTCGGTGCCGGCCTTCGGCAACGAGTGGTACCCCCGCACGATGTACCAGCGCGGCACGCCCGCGTTCGAGCACCACGTGGCGACCTACGGACCGCATGATCAGTTCGGCTACAAGGATTTCCTTCCGCATTTCCGGATGGAGCGCTTCGACCCGGAGGAATGGGTCGCGCTGTTCAAGCGCGCGGGCGCGCAGTTCGTGGTGCCGGTTGCCGAGCATCACGACGGCTACGCGATGTACGACACCGAGCGCTCGCGCTGGAAGGTGACCCAGGTGGGGCCGGAGCGCGACGTGATGGGAGACCTCCTGTCGGCGGTGGATCAGGCCTGGCTGATCACCGGCGCGTCGACCCACCGGGCGGAGCACTGGTTCTTCATGAACGGGGGAGCGGAGTTCGACTCCGACGTCCGCGATCCCGCCTACTCCGACCTGTACGGCCCGGCGCTCCGCAAGGAGATGAACCCCACCGAGCGGTTCCTGGAGGACTGGCTGCTGCGCACGGTCGAGATCATCGACTCCTACCGGCCGCAGATCCTCTACTTCGACACTGGAATCGAGGAGCCGTCGTTCGAGCCCTACGTGCGGAGACTCGCCGCGTACTACTACAACCGGGCGGCGGAGTGGGGGCGCGACGTCGTCATCAACTACAAGTGGGACTCGTTCTGCCCCGGTTCCGCGGTGCTGGACATCGAGCGCGGCACGATGGGCGGCATCCGGCCCGACGTCTGGCAGAACGACACCTCGGTGTCGCGCACGTCGTGGAGCTGGGTCGAGGGGCACGACTACAAAGACGCCTCCGAGCTCATCCAGGAGCTCGTCGACGTCGTCTCGAAGAACGGGAACCTGTTGCTGAACGTCGGTCCACGGCCCGACGGCACCATCCCTGAGGAGGAGGCCGCCTTGCTGGAGGCGGTCGGCGACTGGTTGGCGGTGCACGGCGAAGCGATCTACGGTTCCAGCCCGTGGGTCGTGTTCGGCGAAGGGCCCACTGCTCCCGCCGCCGGCTCGTTCACCGACGCTGCAGCGGCCGTTTATACCGCGGAGGACATCCGCTTCACGACGATGACCGAGGTCGGCCACGATTACGTCTACGGGATCGGGCTCGTCCGTCCGGAGGACGGCCGCATGCGGATCCGCGGCTTCGGCTCGGACAGCCGGTTCATCGACCGTCCGATCATCGATGTGCGGGTGCTGGGTTCGCGGCAACAGCCGGAGTGGACTCGCACGGGCGAGCAGCTGGAGGTCGTGCTGCCCGACTCCGAGCTGGCAGGTCCCGGCGGTGCCGTGGTGCGGATCGAACTGGCGCCACAGGGCGCCGAGGCGCGCATCGACTTCTTCCACGGCCTGAACCTGTAG
- a CDS encoding alpha-L-fucosidase: protein MNLEPLDPTTLLAPVDVSDNRPALALVDAVIEAGPYDATWESLSRYRAPQWYRDAKFGISLHWGAFSVPAFGNEWYPRTMYRRGTPTFDHHVATYGPHDRFGYKDFLPHFRMEKYDPQAWVALFKRAGAQFVVPVAEHHDGYAMYDTARSRWKVTQVGPERDVMGDLLAAVDQAWLIAGASTHRAEHWFFMNGGAEFDSDVRDPAYADLYGPALRKEMTPTERFLEDWLLRTVEIIDSYRPQILSFDTGIEEPSFEPYIRRVAAYYYNRAVEWGRDVVINYKWDSFAPGSAMFDIERGTMAGIQSDAWRNGTSVSRTSWGWVEGQDYKDASELIQELVDVVSKNGNLLLNIGPRADGTIPEEEAALLEAVGDWLAVHGEAIYGSSPWVVFGEGPTAATAGSFTDAAAAVYTAEDIRFTRMTEVGHDYVYGIGLVRPQDGRMRIRSFGSDSRLVDRPIIDVRVLGSREQSEWTRTGEHLEVVLPASELAGPGGAVVRIELAPEAAETRIDFFHGLNL, encoded by the coding sequence GTGAACCTCGAACCCCTTGACCCCACGACCCTTCTGGCACCGGTTGACGTGTCGGACAACCGTCCAGCGCTCGCGCTGGTCGATGCTGTCATCGAAGCCGGGCCGTACGACGCCACCTGGGAGTCGCTGTCTCGCTATCGCGCTCCGCAGTGGTACCGCGATGCCAAGTTCGGAATTTCCTTGCACTGGGGAGCCTTCTCGGTTCCGGCATTCGGCAACGAGTGGTACCCGCGCACGATGTACCGGCGCGGAACTCCCACGTTCGACCACCACGTGGCCACGTACGGACCGCACGACCGCTTCGGCTATAAGGACTTCCTTCCCCATTTCCGCATGGAGAAGTACGACCCGCAGGCGTGGGTGGCGTTGTTCAAGCGCGCGGGCGCGCAGTTCGTCGTCCCGGTCGCCGAGCACCACGACGGCTACGCCATGTACGACACCGCACGCTCACGCTGGAAGGTGACCCAGGTGGGCCCAGAGCGCGACGTGATGGGAGACCTCCTGGCGGCGGTCGACCAGGCCTGGTTGATTGCCGGCGCGTCGACTCACCGGGCGGAGCATTGGTTCTTCATGAACGGGGGAGCGGAGTTCGACTCCGATGTCCGCGATCCCGCCTACGCCGATTTGTACGGCCCAGCGCTCCGCAAGGAGATGACCCCCACCGAGAGGTTCCTGGAGGACTGGCTGCTGCGCACAGTCGAGATCATCGACTCCTACCGGCCCCAGATCCTCTCCTTCGACACCGGAATCGAGGAGCCGTCGTTCGAGCCCTACATCCGCAGGGTCGCCGCGTACTACTACAACCGGGCGGTCGAGTGGGGGCGCGACGTCGTCATCAACTACAAGTGGGACTCGTTCGCGCCCGGTTCCGCGATGTTCGACATCGAGCGGGGCACGATGGCCGGTATCCAGTCCGATGCCTGGCGGAACGGCACGTCGGTGTCGCGGACGTCGTGGGGCTGGGTGGAGGGGCAGGACTACAAGGACGCCTCCGAGCTCATCCAGGAACTCGTCGACGTGGTCTCCAAGAACGGGAACCTGCTGCTCAACATCGGTCCCCGCGCCGACGGAACCATCCCCGAGGAGGAGGCCGCATTGCTGGAGGCGGTCGGCGACTGGTTGGCCGTACACGGCGAAGCGATCTACGGCTCCAGCCCGTGGGTCGTGTTCGGCGAGGGGCCCACGGCTGCCACCGCCGGCTCGTTCACCGACGCTGCAGCGGCCGTTTACACCGCGGAGGACATCCGCTTCACCAGGATGACCGAGGTCGGCCACGATTACGTCTACGGGATCGGGCTCGTCCGTCCGCAGGACGGCCGCATGCGGATCCGCAGCTTCGGCTCGGACAGCCGGCTCGTCGACCGACCGATCATCGATGTGCGGGTCCTGGGTTCGCGGGAGCAGTCGGAGTGGACCCGTACGGGCGAGCACCTGGAGGTCGTGCTGCCCGCCTCCGAGCTGGCGGGCCCCGGCGGCGCCGTGGTGCGGATCGAGTTGGCCCCGGAGGCTGCCGAAACGCGCATCGACTTCTTCCACGGCCTGAACCTGTAG
- a CDS encoding RbsD/FucU family protein yields the protein MITGPLVHPPLLEALASSGHGSGVLIADGNYPYLTATGPGVRLIHLNLRPGLLDVTSVLDAVLTVVNIESATVMQTPPEVSAPAQDEYARRLGGDVPMEKVDRFAFYDRVRSSDVGVVIATGDERLYGNLLLTIGLR from the coding sequence ATGATCACCGGCCCGCTCGTCCATCCTCCGCTCCTGGAGGCGCTCGCTTCGTCGGGCCACGGCTCCGGGGTGCTCATCGCCGACGGGAACTACCCGTACCTGACCGCCACCGGACCAGGCGTGCGCCTGATCCATCTCAATCTGCGTCCCGGGCTCCTCGACGTCACGTCGGTGCTCGACGCCGTGCTCACCGTCGTCAATATCGAATCGGCAACCGTCATGCAGACTCCGCCCGAGGTCTCTGCCCCGGCGCAGGACGAGTATGCACGGAGGCTCGGCGGCGACGTGCCGATGGAGAAGGTCGACCGGTTCGCGTTCTACGACCGGGTGCGCTCTTCGGATGTCGGCGTCGTCATCGCCACCGGAGACGAACGCCTGTACGGCAACCTGCTGCTCACGATCGGTCTGCGCTGA
- a CDS encoding aldo/keto reductase, with amino-acid sequence MIKIDSVPTRRLASGAVMPAIGMGTFGSDRYGAEEVAAAVGGAIRAGYRLIDCASVYGNEAEVGAVLREAIAGGVPRDQLFVMTKVWNDAHEPDAAIASVRRSLRDLGLDVIDAVFVHWPFPNHHAPFADAADRDADARPYIHEEFMALWHALEGLVDEGVVRHLGTSNVTIPKLTAILADARIRPALSEMELHPCFQQPELFRFCLDHGIQPVGYSPLGSPSRPERDRIVSDVSDMEHPVVVSIARAHGVHPAMICLKWAVQRGQVPIPFSVKQSQYVANLRAVTEDPLTPAELEELRSADQNNRLIKGQVFLWPGAGSWLDLWDVDGTIPSWDGYAADRAAGRVAADVSA; translated from the coding sequence ATGATCAAGATCGACAGCGTGCCGACCCGGCGCCTCGCGAGCGGGGCAGTGATGCCCGCGATCGGGATGGGGACCTTCGGGTCCGACCGCTATGGGGCGGAAGAGGTGGCCGCGGCGGTCGGCGGCGCGATCCGGGCCGGCTACCGTCTGATCGACTGCGCGTCGGTGTACGGCAACGAGGCGGAGGTCGGTGCCGTGCTTCGGGAGGCGATCGCCGGCGGTGTCCCCCGCGACCAACTCTTCGTCATGACGAAGGTGTGGAACGACGCGCACGAGCCGGATGCAGCGATCGCCTCGGTGCGTCGGTCGCTGCGCGACCTCGGACTCGACGTGATCGACGCGGTGTTCGTGCACTGGCCGTTCCCCAACCACCATGCACCGTTCGCCGACGCGGCCGACCGCGACGCTGATGCACGCCCGTACATCCACGAGGAGTTCATGGCGCTCTGGCACGCGCTGGAGGGCCTCGTCGACGAGGGAGTCGTGCGGCACCTCGGCACCTCGAACGTCACGATCCCCAAGCTGACGGCGATCCTTGCCGATGCGCGGATCCGCCCGGCGCTGAGCGAGATGGAACTGCACCCGTGCTTCCAACAGCCCGAGCTCTTCCGGTTCTGCCTCGATCATGGAATCCAGCCGGTGGGCTACTCTCCCCTGGGCTCGCCGTCGCGACCCGAACGCGACCGCATCGTCTCGGACGTCTCGGACATGGAGCATCCTGTCGTGGTGTCGATCGCACGCGCGCACGGGGTGCATCCGGCGATGATCTGCCTGAAGTGGGCGGTCCAGCGCGGACAAGTCCCGATCCCGTTCTCGGTCAAGCAGTCGCAGTACGTCGCCAACCTGCGGGCGGTGACGGAGGACCCGTTGACGCCCGCCGAACTCGAGGAGCTGCGATCGGCGGACCAGAACAACCGCCTCATCAAGGGCCAGGTGTTCCTGTGGCCGGGTGCCGGCAGCTGGCTCGACCTGTGGGACGTCGACGGCACGATCCCCAGCTGGGACGGCTACGCCGCAGATCGCGCGGCCGGCCGCGTAGCAGCGGATGTGTCCGCATGA